GCTCGGCATGCTCACTGCTGGACTCTACGCCAATCAGTTTGGAGGAGAGTTTTTTCTCATGCAACTGCAGGGCAATCGACCCTCCGATGAGTCCCACTCCTATTATTGCGATTCTTTTGCGATTGCTCATTGCTTCTGTATACTTGTTTCCTGATGTCCGATATTTGATGCCTGCCATTACACAGGCACTAACTTCTGATCTTTGTAATCTGCGCGGCTATCCGGGTGATGGCCTCTTCAAACCGCTGTACAGACCCGCATAAACTGATGCGGATATAGCGGTCGCCGGCATTGCCGAAGATGCCTCCCGGGGTAATAAACACATTGGCATTATATAATACGGCATCCGCCAGTTCATACCCATCTTTATAGCCTTCGGGGATCGCCGCCCATACAAACAGGCCCACCTGCTTTTTAGAATAGCTGCATCCCAGCAGATCCAGCAGGTTATACACTTTTTCCCTTCTTGCACTGTAAACGGCATTCACTTCTTCATACCAGTCGCCGCCCAGGCTCAAAGCCGTTGCTGCGGCCAACTGCAGGGGGAGGAACATCCCGCTGTCCATATTGCTTTTAAAACGCAGGACTTCATTAATCCGCTCAGCCGCCCCGCATAACACTCCCACACGCCAGCCGGCCATGTTGTGCGATTTACTTAGCGAATTGAGCTCCACGGCTACCTCCCGGGCCCCATCGATGCTCAAAATACTAACCGGATGTTCATTGAGGATAAAGCTGTAGGGATTATCGTGCACCAGCAGGATCCCGTGTTTTTTTGCGAAGGCAATAAGCTTCCGGAATACTTCCAGATCCGGCTGCTGCCCCGTTGGCATCTGCGGATAATTTACAAACATCAGCTTAACCTTCGAGAGGTCTTTCGCTGCGATCGCTTCCAGGTCCGGCTGATAGTCATTTGTTTCTTTTAATTCGTAGTCAATGCAAACCCCGCCGGCAATTGTTACATTACTCCGGTAGGTGGGATAGCCGGGATTGGGTACCAGGGCAGCGTCACCTTCGTTCAGGTAGGTCATGCAAAGATGCATGATTCCTTCCTTGCTGCCGATCAGCGGCAATACCTCCGTTTCAGGATTCAGTTCCACACCATACCAACGCTGGTACCAGCCGGCAAATGCTTCGCGTAACACCGGACTGCCTTTATAATTCTGGTACCCGTGTACATTGGATTTCTCGGCTTCTTCCTGAAGCGTACGGATCACTTCGGGGTGCGGGGGCAGGTCGGGGCTGCCGATGCCCAGGTTGATGATATGCTTACCTTGCCTGTTCAGCTCGTCGATCTCTCTCAGCTTTTTGGAGAAATAGTATTCTCCTACTCCCTGTAATCTTTTTGCTATTTCCATGAACCTCTTTTATAAATGCCGTAAATTTTTAAACCGGTGGTCACAGGTTTGATCTTTGCCATCACTTTTTCAAAATCACTGATCTGCTCAAATTCCATATCTGCATGAAACTGGTACCGGAATTCGGTTCCCGGGATGGGGAAACTCTGAAGTTTGGTCAGGTTTACCTCTTCCTTTGCGATAATGGACAGCACCCGGGCCAAACTTCCCTTGGAATGATCGGTATGAAAGTTAATAGATGCTTTGTTACCATCAATCCCTTCTTTCAGGTCCTCTTTCCGGCGCAGTACCAGAAAGCGGGTATAATTATTTTTTAATGTTTGAATCCTGGGGGCAATAATCTTTAGTCCGTAAAGCTCCGCAGCCAGTTTGCTGGCAATTGCGGCAATATGGCGGGCCTTGTGCTGCGCGATATGCCGGGCGCTTAACGCGGTGTCTTCCGAATCGACCAGCTTCCAGCGAAACTGGTCGAGGTATTCATAGCATTGCTGCAGGGCCATGGTATGGGAATGTACTTCCTTGATATCTTCCAGTTCTACATCATGGTTTACCAGCAAATTCTGGTTAATCTGCATATATACTTCACCTGCAATCTGCAGATCACTCGCCTGCAATAAATTATAATTGGGAAGAATGCTGCCTGCGATGGAGTTCTCGATTGCCATCAGGCAGCCGTCTGTACGGTTGGGATCTTTAGCCGCGGCAATCACTTCCTTAAAGGTGTCGCAACACTCCACAGTTACCTTTCTTTTAAAGAACAGGTTGGCTGCTTCCTGGTGAAAACTTCCCTCATAACCCTGAATGGCCATATGCACGGTATCTGCCTGCGTTGTTCCCTTTGTCATTTTTTTCGTCAATTACAAAAAAATCCCGGCCTCTTTCGCCGGGATTCTTTATGTTGAATATGTTGTTATTAAATTATTTCAACAAAAATGCACCCGGCTTTCCGCTAAAGAAGAAAAAGCTAAAATAAAACCAGGTAAAAAATTTTGCTGCCCTCATAATTGAGGCCCAAATATAAAACGAAATTCTAAATTTCAAAATAAATATTCAAAATTATTTTAAAACTAACGCTAGTTTTTAGGTAAATTTTATTTTCCCGGCCGCGATTTTCAAATATATATAACCAGGTATTGATCATCCCCTTTCGGGGTCCTGCACATTGGGTTTTCCCATTTCAGGTCTTAAATCCAGTACCTCGATGCAGCTTTTCAGCAGGTTTGTTAAGGATCGATTTAATCATTCCGGAAAGCCTCGAAAAATTTTATTTTCCCATTAATTATTTTTTAACAAATGCCCATCAAATCATATATTTGCACGTCACTATATATTTACTGCTGTTTCTCTATATTTAAGATCAGCGGAAAGATACCACTGACGAATATATCAAAACCTAAAATATATGAACCATTCCAAAACCGCTCTTCTGGCCCTGGCTATCTGCTCATTTGGCAGTGCGCGCGCACAGGTTAGCGAAACCCATCCTTACAAAGCCCCCCATGCGATTTACGGGCCGGCTTCTGTAACCGACTCTCAATACTATTCGAAGAAAAAGCAGCAGCAGTTCCGCGATTTTGTAAATGGCCGGACCGACTTTCCTCCAAAGCCCCGGGATATGTGGGAAATTGGTATTAAGGGAGGCTTGTTCAGTATAAACGGGGATGTTCGTTCTGAAATGATCAGCCCGGGTTTTGGCGCACATATCCGCAAATCACTGGGACATACCCTGTCTTTGCGACTGGAATACATGTATGGCATTGCCAAGGGACAGGACTGGCGTCCTTCTTCCGGGTATAAATTTACAGGCATGTATAACCCATGGTATTACCGTTACCAGCGAAACAGCGTACTGCCCGGCGGTAGTGTTTGGAACCCGATTAATTTCCCCAAGGTATATTACAACTACAAAACCACGGTACAGGAGCTGAGCCTGCAACTGATTGCCAATCTTCATAACATTCGCTTTTACAAGCCCCAGACTGGTGCTACCTTCTATGTATTGGGAGGTGTAGGTGTTACTACCTGGGATGGCCGTGTAAATGCTATGCATGAAGTAAAAGGTGATGAAGAAAGCGCTGCTTATGACTACAGCAAAATTACAGCTACCACTAAGAAAGACGTTCTGAAACAGTTGAAAGATCTGCAGGACGATATGTATGACACGCCGATCGAAGCGGATCCGAGCATTCGTTACTCGCACCTGTTTGCCGGTTCTATTGCACCGTCTGTTACAGGAGGTATGGGGCTGGCGCTCCGTTTAAGCCCGCGTTTCAACATCGCCCTGGAAGACCGCGTTATCTATAACGGGTCGGACCTGCTGGATGGTCAGCGCTGGACCGACCAGGGCACATTGACTCCTGATAAAGACTTCATGAACTATCTGACCCTGGGTATCAATTATAACATAGGTTCCAAGAAAAGAAGAGTTGAGCCGCTTTACTGGCTGAACCCGCTGAACTATGCGTATGGCGAACTCCGCCGTGTACCCGAGATTGTGCTGCCTGATTCGGACGGTGATGGTGTTACCGACCAATTTGACCAGGAGCAAACACCGGCAGGCTGCCCGGTTGATACACATGGTGTAAGCCGCGACACCGATGGTGACGGCGTTCCTGATTGTAAAGATAAAGAACTGGTTACGCCGACTTACTGCCAGCCGGTTGATGCAGATGGCGTTGGTAAATGCCCCTGCCCTGATGATTGTAAAATTAAAGAACCAGAGTGTGCTGCCCTGCTGGGCGCGTTACCGAGTGTAGCATTCAAAGCAAACTCTAATACGCTTACTGCCGATGCTGCCGCTTCTTTAGCTGTTGTTGCTTCTAAATTAAGAGCAAACCCCAACTGTAAAGTGGTTGTAGTGGGCTACTGCGCTGCTACCAAGAAACAACAACAATTAAGCTGGGATCACGTAAATAAAGTGATCACACACTTACAGGAAAAAGAAGGTATCAGCGGAGACCGTTTTATCTTCTCTTCCGGTCAGGAAGGTGGCGACTGCAACACGGTAGATATCCGTGCAGCTGCACCGGGTGAAGACGGCCCCAACACGGTAGCTCCTCCACATCCCAACCTTCGCAAAAAATAGTCACTTTTTGCTATAACAAATACATCCCTGTCCATTTTGGATGGGGATTTTTTTTGATATTGGGCTCCAGACGCCAGACACCGGATACCAGACATTAGACACTAGATACCAGATACCCGGATAAGATTGATAACAGCTTCTTATGAAACTGTTTCATAACTTTCCCATTAAATTCCATATGAAAAGAGATGCATCCATTTTTTATTTATTCCCGGCTCTTTCGCTTTTATGGCTTGCAGTTGGGTGCACACATGGCAGGCCGGGAGCAATGCTTTCCAAAACCAAAGCAGCCCCTTCACTGATGGATCAGTTGGCGGCCATTGATTATGAGGATCAGCGATACCGCCAGGAAATTGAACCGGTCATCAATGCGGAGCCAATGGATTCTGCAAAGCTCAAAACCCTCTTTAAAAAGATACACCGGGCAGATTCCATCAACCTGCTCGCTATCCGCCATATCCTGGATCATGAAGGCTGGCCCGATCCAAAGCAGGTTGGCATTGAGGGCTCTGTCACGGTTTGGGCGGTACTTCAGCATGCGGATCTGAAAACACGGGAGCAATACCTGGATATGGTAACGCAGGCAGTAACTGACAAAAAACTGGAGCCGAAATATCGGGGCTACCTGGAAGACAGGATTGCAGGGGATAAAGGTATGAAACAGCGATATGGTACCCAGCAATTTCTTATCAGCAAACATAAAACGGTGCTGGCCCCGCTCCTTGATCCCGACAAGGTTGATTCCTGGCGAAAGGAGGTCGGCATGGAGCCTTTACTGGATCATTTAAAACGGTCTATAGACTCCTCGTGGACCTGGGACCAATACTACCGGGACCTGCCGGAGGGTGAAGCCATATTGAAAAAGAAAAAGGAATATTTTGACGCGCATAAGGCACTTCAGCCATGATCATCCACAGGGATGCATTTTTTATTTAATATCCGGTAGTTTTATATTTCATCTGCATTCCGGAGCCGGATCTCAAATACCTCCTCGAAATTTTTCCTTAGCTGCTGCTTTACTTCTTCCATATCCAGCTTTCGGCCCAGTTCTTTCTGCAAGGATGTAACCTGTTTGTTCTGGATGCCGCAGGGGATGATGAAATTAAAATATTCAAGGTTGGTGTTCACATTCAACGCAAAACCATGCATGGTAATCCACCGGCTGGTGCGTACCCCTATGGCGCAGATCTTCCGCTCACGGCCTCTTACAGATGGATCCAGCCATACGCCGGTTTCTCCCGGCGACCGTTCCCCCTTGAGGCCATAATTGGCAAGTGTGCGGATTACTACTTCTTCAATATTGCGCAGGTAGCGGCCGATATCGGTATAAAACCGCTCCAGGTCAAAGATGGGATAGCCCACGATCTGTCCCGGTCCGTGGTAGGTAATATCCCCTCCCCGGTTGATCCGGAAAAAATCAATCCCCCTTTTTGCCAGGTTTTCTTCGCTCAGAAGCACGTTTTCCATATGCCCGCTCTTACCGAGCGTGTATACATGCGGATGCTCTACAAACAATAAATGGTTTGAGGTTTGATGGTTGACATTTGATGTTTCGCCCTTATCCTGCGCCTCACGCAGCGCGGTTTTAATAGCCACATTTTCCTGTAATAACTGCTCCTGGTAATCCCATGCATCTTTATACCGCATGGCACCCATATCTTTAAACCAAACTTCCTGATAACTCATAATTGATCTGTAAAGGTACCAAGAAAAACGGATGTCTTACATTTGCAGGGTTTGGAAGATGTAAACAACATTTTCGTTAATGTTAAAAACGCTGTTTATCAATGAAGCTGAATGAAACAGAAGCGCTGGATGATTTTCCGGCAAGTGCGGATGGCAACGACGAACTGTACCAGAAGTTTGTATACCGGACCGATAAGGGACAGGAACCCTTTCGGATCGATAAATATTTAATGAACCGGATCGAAGGTGCTACCCGGAACAAGATCCAGCAGGCGATCCGCAACCATATGGTACTGGTAGACGGCAAAGAGGTAAAGCCCAATTATAAATTGAAAGGCGCCCAGGAAATTGTGGTGTATACCGATATCGCTCCGGATGAAAACGAGATCGTTCCGGAAAATATTCCTTTGAATATTGCCTATGAGGATGCCGCCGTTTTGATTATTAATAAGGCTCCCGGCATGGTAGTGCATCCCGGATCGGGCAATCCCAATGGCACACTGATCAATGCCGTAGCTTATCATTTGCAACAACAAAACGCGGCCATCAACGAAGAGACCCTTCCTCGTTTTGGTATGGTACACCGTATTGATAAGAATACCAGCGGGCTCCTGGTGCTTGCGAAAACCGAAAAGGCTATGCGCTCGCTTGCAAAACAGTTTTTTGATCATACCGTAAGCCGGAAATACATTGCGCTGGTTTGGGGGGATATGGAAGCCGATGAAGGCACCATTATCGCTCATGTGGGCCGCAATCTCCGGTTCCGTAAGCTCTTTGAAGCCTATCCTGAGGGCGACCACGGCAAGGAAGCCATCACTCATTATAAAGTACTGGAACGCTTTGGTTATGTAACCCTGGTGCAATGCATTTTGGAAACGGGCCGTACCCATCAGATCCGTGTGCATATGAAATACATTGGTCATCCGCTCTTTAATGACGACTTTTACGGGGGCGACAAGATTGTAAAAGGTACGGTGTATGCCAAGTACAAGCAATTTGTAGACAATTGTTTTGAGCTTTGTCCCCGGCAGGCGCTACATGCTAAAACATTGGGCTTCGTACATCCCGATACCGGTGAAGAAATACTGTTTAACAGTGCACTGCCGCAGGATATGGAAGCGGTAATTGAGAAGTGGCGGAAGTATACCAATCGTGCTTAATAATTTGAAAATTTGGGGATGCCAAATGACTAATAGGCCATCGGGATCAGCAATCAGCGATCAGAAATGAGGACAAAAGCTCATCAAGCAAAAGAGAAGACCAACCTGAAACACTAAATGTTAAGCCAGGCCCTTCCTTCGGGAATGTAAAATATCCAAAGACGAATATTAAATGTAAAAGTGAAAATACCGTTGCTGCTCCGATGATCTTCACTCCGGCCGATATTTCTCAGATAACGGGAATAGCCAGCAAAGACTGAACCAGGTGTAAAAAATGGATCCAACCTGAAACTTTAAACGTTGAACCTAAAAACGCCTCCGGCGTTTGCCGGCGTTATTCCAGTTCAATGCTTTTTTTAAGCCGGATATCCTCCGAAGAGCTGCCGATCATGATATCGAACGTGCCGGGCTCCACTACGAAATGCATATCCTTATCCAGGATGGAAAGATCGCCGGGCGTTAATTTGAAATGAACGGTTTTTACGGCTCCAGGGTTTAACGATATGCGTTCAAATCCCCGCAGCACCGACTCATAAGTGGTTACACTGCTTACTCGGTCTTTTACGTATAATTGCACTACTTCATCGCCTTTTACCCCCCCGGTGTTTTTTATATCCACCGCCACCCGGATCTCCGATTGAGTTTTGCCTTTCTCCGGTGATACCCGCAAATTGGAATATTCAAAACGGGTATAGCTTAATCCGTAGCCGAAAGAATACAATGAACCTACCACCGCCGTGCGACCGTAGCCATTGGGGCCGTCACCTGGCTGCCCGGCATGTGATGCGGGTTTAAACGGAAAATTCAATTCTATCTGACCGGTGGTTTTGGGAAAGGTTATGGTGAGCTTTCCCCCGGGATTATACGCTCCAAAAAGGGCCTCAGCCACAGCCGTTCCGCCCTGCGGGCCCGGGAACCAGGCCTCCAGGATCGCATCCAGGTAACGGTTTTCCCAGTTGATGGTAAGCGGCTGACCATTGACCAGCACCATCACGATGGGTTTGCCTGTTCTCTTCAGCTCCTGCAACAGCTTTAATTGCCTTCCCGGCAGGTTCAGCCCCGTACGCGAAAGACTCTCACCCACCCGCTTATCATCTTCCCCAACCACGGCAATCACCACATCACTTTGTGCTGCTGCCTCTACTGCTTTATTGATGGCGGCAGTCTCGGCTTCTGTAAGCGGAGTTTCAATGATCTCACTTTCGGGCCAGGTAGCATCGGCTACATCGCATCCCTTTACATATTGTACCGCGGCTTTATCGCCTACATAGCTCCGGATGCCCTCCCATACAGAGATCACTTCTTTATTGGAGGGGCCGTAGCGACTGATGGCATGACTTTTTTCATCGGCCAGCGGCCCGGTCACCAGGATCTTTTTATACTGGTTGATGGAAAGGGGCAGCAAGGGCTGTGTTTGTCCCTGGGGTGCCGCATTTTTAAGCAATACCAGTGCCTCCCGGTTCAGCTGCAATGCCACAGCTTCCGATTCCTTTGTGGCCACGATACGATCTGCCGCCTTTGGATCGTGCACATAGGGATGATCAAACAAGCCCAATCTAAATTTCACCCGCAATACTTCCGTCACCCGCTGGTTAAGGGTTTCCATCGACAGCGCTCCTTCCTTTACCAGTTCGCGCAATGGGCCTATAAAAGTTTCCGGCGTATCAAATTCGGTACGTACATTTAATCCTGCTTCCAGCACCATCTTTACGGCCTCTTTATAATCCTTTGCCACGTGGTGCTTTTCCGATACGAATTCCACGGCCCTGCTGTCTGACACCACATAACCGTTAAATCCATATTGATGCCGCAGCAACTCCGTTAAAAAATAGGAACTGGCGGTAATGGGCACGCCGTCCCAATCGTTGTAACTGCTCATGATGCCCATCGGGTGTGCACTTTCGATCACTTTCCTGAAGGGATACAGGAACAACTGATGCATTTCCCGGGGAGCCACATGCGGATCGGTGCGGGCATTACCATCGCGCCCGCCCTTGGGAATGCTGTATACTGCAAAATGTTTTAACGTAGATGCCACTCCGTTTTCCTGGATCCCCCCGGCCATTTCCGTACCCAGTTGTCCAATTAAATACGGCTCCTCACCATAGGTTTCCACTACCCTTCCCCAACGCTGATCGCGGGCTACATCCAGGATGGGGGCATATACATTGGTATATCCAAGGGCTTTTGCTTCCTGTCCTACGATTTGTCCCATCTGGCGAATCAGGCGCCTGTTCCAGGAGGACCCGATCCCGATTGGTGCCGGGAATGCTGTGGCGTGATCGTGGTTCAGACCATGTATGCCTTCATTAGTAAAATCTACCGGTATACCCAGCCGGGTTTCTTCTACAAACCAGCGCTGCACATTGTTAATAGCTGTTGCGTGTGCACTAAACGGGTATGAGTATTTTGTTTGCGCTTTTTTATTCCGGGCCAGCCCGTTCAGCATTTCATCAATATTGGCAATTCCATCCTTCCATACTTCATTCTTCCAACCGGCAGTGGGCTGCTCATCTTTCAAAACCCTTCCAAAACCATACAGGGTGGCCGTCTGGCAGGTTTTTTCGTCGATGGTCATCTGTGCCAGCAAGTCCTTTACCCTTTCCTCAAGGGGGGCTGCAGGGTCTTCATAATGATCTTTATGCCCGTTCTTATTAAAATCGATCCAATCCTTATGGTAAATATTCTTCTGAGCAAGCAGCGTGGCGGATGTTGCCAGCATCGTAAAAGCCGTAACAATAAATTTCATTCAATAATATTTGCAGGAATGCAAGATAGATCATTCAGGTAAGCAACAAAACCAATTATTCTTTTTCTGATTCGTTGGGACGCGAATCATCACGGAAGGAACCTGGTGACCGGAGGTCCCTGCAAACAGGTGGCGCCCGCAAAAAGAAGCTGTTCTCAAAAGTCCGAACCGTCATTTCCACTGAAGCGAAGGGGTCCCGATTGCCATCGGGAGAAGAAATCTCATTGCCTGGAAATGATGTATGGGAGATTTTTCGGCTTCACTACATGACGCTCGAAATGACAGACTTTTGAGACAGCCTCATCATTATTCAATATGTTACACGACGAGATTATTCAACATTCTCGGCTGTTGCATCCAGCGCCTTTTTTGCAGCTTCAGCCGCTTCTTTTTCCTTCGCCTTTTTCTTTCCGCTCATCAGCTTCAGAACTACCGGCGCCGTGGTTACCACCACAATACCCAACACAATATATTCCAGGTGCTGCTTCAGATCGAACTGGAACGCGCTCATCAGCCATTTCTGCAGGAAATGCCCGGCAAATAACATCGAGAACACCCAGGCGACACAACCCACGATATTATAAAAGGTAAATTTAGCCCGATTCATGCCTACAATACCCGCGATAATGGGTGCAAACGTGCGTATAAATGGCAGGAAGCGTGCTACAATAATAGCGCCCCCTCCGTGTTTTTCATAAAAATCGTGCGCCTGTTCCAGGTACCGGCGTTTGAAAAAGAAGTTTTCTTTCCAGTGATACATGGCCGGCCCCACTTTACGGCCGGTCCAATATCCAACCATATTCCCCAGGATACCGCAAAGCGAGATCAGGGCCCACAGCACAAACAGATCCAGCCATTCATTTTGAATATGTCCTAAATTAAACAGTTTTAAAAACTGGTACGTCAGCCCCGGTTCCGCAGCGGCACCTTCGCCAATCTTGTGGGCATAAATTCCTGCAATAAACAAAAGCGTATCACCCGGGAGAAAAAAACCGGCAAACAGACCGGTTTCTGCAAACACCACGAAAAGTAAAAGCCATAAACCGCCATTCTCAATATACCATTGCGGTTGTAACAAATCCGTCCAGCTAAAGCTGTTTAAAAGTTCGATCATTATTTGGTTTTAATTATCCTCTACAAAATTCAAGGCTTTTTGTTCATCAAATTCGCCTTCCCATCGTGCAATAACACAACTTGCCAATGTATTCCCGATCACATTTACTGATGTTCGGGCCATATCCATCAGTTCATCGATACCGTAAATCGCCATGATGGGCCACAATGGCAAATTAAAAGTATGTGCTGTGGCAATTAGGATCACCAGGGAGGCCCTTGGCACTGCCGCAACCCCTTTGCTGCTGAGCATCAGCGACAAGCCGATCATCAGTTGCTCTCCAAATGACAAATGAATGCCGGCCGCCTGCGCTACAAATACCGATGCCAGTGATAAATAAAGTGTGGTTCCGTCCAGATTAAAGGTATATCCCGTGGGAATCACAAACGAAACTATTTTTCGAGGTACACCGAATTTTTCCATGTTTGCCAGCGCTTTAGGTAAAGCAGAGTCGGAGCTGGTGGTGGCAAAGGCGATGGAAACCGGCTCCTTAATCGCCTGGATGAATTTTCGTAAAGGAATCCTGGCCGCAAACAGGGCAATGGGTACCAATACCACTAATATAAAGGCAAACAATGCCAGGTACAGGGTAATCAGCAACAATCCCAGGTTTTTTAAAATATCGATGCCCAGGTGTCCCACCGTAACCGAAATGGCAGCACCTACACCAAAGGGCGCAAAATGCATGATCAGGTTGGTAAATTTGAACATGGTTTCGGAAAGACTTTCCGTAAAATCGATCAGCGGTTTTTTCCGCTGTTCCGAAAGCATGGCCAGCGAGATCCCGAATATCAGGCTGAATACCACAATGGGCAATACATTACCTTCATAAACCGATTTGATGATATTCTCCGGAAAGATATCTACGATATGATCCTGCCAGGTTTTTTCAGAAGGATCGGGCAGCTTGTCAATTAAATGCGGTGGCACTGATACTCCGGCACTGTCCATAATGGTAATCACCTTTTGCTGTAGCAGTTTTTCCTGTGACCGTGGCAGATCTTTTAATAAGGCTTCGGGTACATTGATACCTGTTCCTGCCTTTGTAATATTTATAAATACCAACCCTATTATCAGCGCAAAAGTGGTTACTATCTCAAAATAAAGTATAGACTTCCACCCCATTCGTCCTACCTGTTTCAGATTACTGTGACTGGCAATACCAACCACCAGGGTGGAAAACAATAAAGGTGCTACAATGGTCTTGATCAGCCGCAGGAAGATCGTGCTCAGGAATTTAAGGTTTTGAGAAAAGGCCGGGAAATCCACTCCAATCTCGATTCCGATCGCCATGGCCACAAAGATCCAGGTGGTTAGTGACCGTTTATATCCTGCAAAAAGGATCAGGCTGCCGATCACGATCCATCTCAGGCTAAAAAGTAACGCTCCCGGCATTGGGGTCCATTCTTCATGTATCAGGTGAAAAGCAGCAGCAATTGTAAAAAGGATAATCGAAAGAAACCCGGCTTTTCTTTTATTCATAGTCGAGTAGTTATTTGCCAAAACTAGGGGTTTAGCCTGAAAAAGGCAGTTCCTGTTTTAATAATTTTTTAAAAAAATGGGATAAGTTTTCTCCGGGAAGCGTATTATTGCTTACTTTTCACTGGAAAATAACATTTATTTAAAAAAACAGACTACTCATTAAAGAAGCAATCTTATGGGATTATTTGTAAAAAAGCCATTGAACGTATTGTTAGCCGAAACTGAAGACCATGATAAGAGTCTGAAAAAAACCCTTGGAGCCTGGGGACTTGTTGCCCTGGGCATTGGTGCCATTATTGGTGCGGGGCTTTTTTCCATCACCGGTGGTGCTGCGGCCAATAATGCGGGTCCGGCCATTACCCTTTCGTTTGTTATTGCAGCATTGGGTTGTGCTTTTGCAGGTCTCTGCTATGCCGAATTCGCCAGCATGATCCCCGTTGCCGGTAGTGCCTACACCTATAGTTATGCTACGATGGGTGAGTTTATAGCCTGGATCATCGGCTGGGACCTGGTGCTGGAATATGCCGTTGGTGCCGCTACGGTATCCATCAGC
The sequence above is a segment of the Niabella agricola genome. Coding sequences within it:
- a CDS encoding pyridoxal phosphate-dependent aminotransferase, whose amino-acid sequence is MEIAKRLQGVGEYYFSKKLREIDELNRQGKHIINLGIGSPDLPPHPEVIRTLQEEAEKSNVHGYQNYKGSPVLREAFAGWYQRWYGVELNPETEVLPLIGSKEGIMHLCMTYLNEGDAALVPNPGYPTYRSNVTIAGGVCIDYELKETNDYQPDLEAIAAKDLSKVKLMFVNYPQMPTGQQPDLEVFRKLIAFAKKHGILLVHDNPYSFILNEHPVSILSIDGAREVAVELNSLSKSHNMAGWRVGVLCGAAERINEVLRFKSNMDSGMFLPLQLAAATALSLGGDWYEEVNAVYSARREKVYNLLDLLGCSYSKKQVGLFVWAAIPEGYKDGYELADAVLYNANVFITPGGIFGNAGDRYIRISLCGSVQRFEEAITRIAAQITKIRS
- a CDS encoding prephenate dehydratase; this translates as MTKGTTQADTVHMAIQGYEGSFHQEAANLFFKRKVTVECCDTFKEVIAAAKDPNRTDGCLMAIENSIAGSILPNYNLLQASDLQIAGEVYMQINQNLLVNHDVELEDIKEVHSHTMALQQCYEYLDQFRWKLVDSEDTALSARHIAQHKARHIAAIASKLAAELYGLKIIAPRIQTLKNNYTRFLVLRRKEDLKEGIDGNKASINFHTDHSKGSLARVLSIIAKEEVNLTKLQSFPIPGTEFRYQFHADMEFEQISDFEKVMAKIKPVTTGLKIYGIYKRGSWK
- a CDS encoding OmpA family protein encodes the protein MNHSKTALLALAICSFGSARAQVSETHPYKAPHAIYGPASVTDSQYYSKKKQQQFRDFVNGRTDFPPKPRDMWEIGIKGGLFSINGDVRSEMISPGFGAHIRKSLGHTLSLRLEYMYGIAKGQDWRPSSGYKFTGMYNPWYYRYQRNSVLPGGSVWNPINFPKVYYNYKTTVQELSLQLIANLHNIRFYKPQTGATFYVLGGVGVTTWDGRVNAMHEVKGDEESAAYDYSKITATTKKDVLKQLKDLQDDMYDTPIEADPSIRYSHLFAGSIAPSVTGGMGLALRLSPRFNIALEDRVIYNGSDLLDGQRWTDQGTLTPDKDFMNYLTLGINYNIGSKKRRVEPLYWLNPLNYAYGELRRVPEIVLPDSDGDGVTDQFDQEQTPAGCPVDTHGVSRDTDGDGVPDCKDKELVTPTYCQPVDADGVGKCPCPDDCKIKEPECAALLGALPSVAFKANSNTLTADAAASLAVVASKLRANPNCKVVVVGYCAATKKQQQLSWDHVNKVITHLQEKEGISGDRFIFSSGQEGGDCNTVDIRAAAPGEDGPNTVAPPHPNLRKK
- a CDS encoding DUF6624 domain-containing protein; the encoded protein is MKLFHNFPIKFHMKRDASIFYLFPALSLLWLAVGCTHGRPGAMLSKTKAAPSLMDQLAAIDYEDQRYRQEIEPVINAEPMDSAKLKTLFKKIHRADSINLLAIRHILDHEGWPDPKQVGIEGSVTVWAVLQHADLKTREQYLDMVTQAVTDKKLEPKYRGYLEDRIAGDKGMKQRYGTQQFLISKHKTVLAPLLDPDKVDSWRKEVGMEPLLDHLKRSIDSSWTWDQYYRDLPEGEAILKKKKEYFDAHKALQP
- the lipB gene encoding lipoyl(octanoyl) transferase LipB; this encodes MSYQEVWFKDMGAMRYKDAWDYQEQLLQENVAIKTALREAQDKGETSNVNHQTSNHLLFVEHPHVYTLGKSGHMENVLLSEENLAKRGIDFFRINRGGDITYHGPGQIVGYPIFDLERFYTDIGRYLRNIEEVVIRTLANYGLKGERSPGETGVWLDPSVRGRERKICAIGVRTSRWITMHGFALNVNTNLEYFNFIIPCGIQNKQVTSLQKELGRKLDMEEVKQQLRKNFEEVFEIRLRNADEI
- a CDS encoding RluA family pseudouridine synthase; amino-acid sequence: MKLNETEALDDFPASADGNDELYQKFVYRTDKGQEPFRIDKYLMNRIEGATRNKIQQAIRNHMVLVDGKEVKPNYKLKGAQEIVVYTDIAPDENEIVPENIPLNIAYEDAAVLIINKAPGMVVHPGSGNPNGTLINAVAYHLQQQNAAINEETLPRFGMVHRIDKNTSGLLVLAKTEKAMRSLAKQFFDHTVSRKYIALVWGDMEADEGTIIAHVGRNLRFRKLFEAYPEGDHGKEAITHYKVLERFGYVTLVQCILETGRTHQIRVHMKYIGHPLFNDDFYGGDKIVKGTVYAKYKQFVDNCFELCPRQALHAKTLGFVHPDTGEEILFNSALPQDMEAVIEKWRKYTNRA